The Helianthus annuus cultivar XRQ/B chromosome 15, HanXRQr2.0-SUNRISE, whole genome shotgun sequence genomic sequence TAAAAACTTCCATATCGGTAGTAGATACAACATAACCGATAACATCTAAAAAGGCAAAACACAAAGATAACTAACATTAACGCATCAACAATAAAATAAAGGAGCAGGTATATCTAGTTACgtgaaatacaaaaaaaaaacaaaaaaaaaactagccCACTGTCGATTCAACTTCAACCTCACGATTTATAATATGATGTAGGTCAACAAACTGAAAACCATATAAAGGTCCGTCGAAATTCTCACAATGTTTGACATTGGTATGACGGTAGAATATGAGCTTATAGGAATACTTGATTACAGGAAACTTGCCATTCATCTCACCAACACCAAACTTGCTGAGAAACACCACACTACCCTCCTCAAGCTGGTTTTCAAACACACACATCAACACCTTCTTTATGGTGGCCTGAATCTTAtcaccctaattaaaacagaagataaaaaacataaaaataaaatcttctataaacaaatacaaataaaaaCATAAGAATTTGTATTATCCAGAATACCTTTTCGTCCATCAAAATCATGTCAATCTGATACGATTGCTTCCACAAACGCAATACTCGCACCTTCAACTTCCATGTATCTTTCTCGGTAGATATTTGATGAATATAACTGCAGGAATCGTTAGACATTGTTGGATGGTTGCAATGACAAATATAGTAGAGCGGAAATATACGAAAGAGGTAAAACGGAAAAGAGGAATATGAAACCTGATTATGATGTTGAGTATTTAAAGACTATCTTGCATATTGAATGGAGTATCGATTTC encodes the following:
- the LOC118487346 gene encoding uncharacterized protein LOC118487346 produces the protein MSNDSCSYIHQISTEKDTWKLKVRVLRLWKQSYQIDMILMDEKGDKIQATIKKVLMCVFENQLEEGSVVFLSKFGVGEMNGKFPVIKYSYKLIFYRHTNVKHCENFDGPLYGFQFVDLHHIINREVEVESTVG